In Hemicordylus capensis ecotype Gifberg chromosome 13, rHemCap1.1.pri, whole genome shotgun sequence, a single window of DNA contains:
- the NUDT1 gene encoding oxidized purine nucleoside triphosphate hydrolase, which produces MLTTKLFTLVLVVQPHRVLLGMKKRGFGVGLWNGFGGKVQPGETVEQAARRELQEESGLTVDTLQKMGLITFEFVGNTELMEVHIFRADDFQGDPTESDEMRPQWFPLDKVPFKNMWPDDIYWFPLLLQKKLFLGYFKFQGQDTILDYTLKEVEKV; this is translated from the exons ATGCTAACAACCAAGTTATTCACGCTGGTGCTGGTTGTGCAGCCTCACAGAGTCCTGCTGGGTATGAAGAAACGTGGCTTTGGAGTTGGACTCTGGAATGGCTTTGGAGGGAAGGTGCAGCCAGGCGAAACTGTGGAGCAGGCAGCCAGAAG GGAGCTACAGGAGGAGAGTGGACTGACAGTGGACACCTTACAGAAGATGGGCCTGATCACATTTGAGTTTGTGGGCAACACGGAGCTGATGGAAGTCCATATCTTCAGAGCCGACGATTTCCAAGGAGACCCCACAGAAAGCGATG AAATGCGCCCCCAGTGGTTTCCACTGGACAAAGTCCCCTTCAAGAACATGTGGCCTGATGACATCTACTGGTTTCCCCTCCTGCTTCAGAAGAAACTATTCCTTGGCTATTTCAAATTCCAAGGGCAGGACACTATCTTAGACTACACCCTGAAAGAAGTGGAGAAAGTGTAA
- the SNX8 gene encoding sorting nexin-8 isoform X1, whose protein sequence is MAWLGQTEYFQQPSCFWLKVVLENSTKPLISDWKEPEEPPMQTPGGNPLVLSHTLQELLSKDTVQVELIPEKKGLFLKHVEYEVSSKRFKCSVYRRYNDFVVFHEMLLQKFPYRMVPALPPKRMLGADREFIETRRRALKRFINLVARHPPFSEDVLLKLFLSFSGSDVQNKLRELVQGVGDEFMTCTLATQAKDFLPADIQAQFAASRELIRNIYNSFYKLRDRAERIASRAVDNAADLLIFGKELSALGSDTTPLPSWAALNNSAWGSLKQALKGLSVEFALLADKAVQQGKQEENDVVEKLNLFLDLLQSYKDLCERHEKGVLHKHQRALHKYSMMKRQMMSATVQNKEPESVEQLESRIVEQENAILTMELRNYFSLYCLHQETQLIHIYLPLTSHILGAFVNSQIQGHKEMSKVWNELKPKLGCLFGGSSNASTLPVSS, encoded by the exons ACTCGACAAAGCCTCTGATAAGTGACTGGAAGGAACCCGAGGAGCCTCCGATGCAGACGCCCGGGGGGAATCCGCTGGTGCTTTCCCACACCCTCCAAGAGCTGTTGAGCAAGGACACGGTGCAGGTGGAGCTGATCCCTGAGAAAAAAGGCCTCTTTCTGAAACATGTGGAGTACGAAGTTTCCAGCAAG CGCTTCAAGTGCTCTGTCTACAGGCGGTACAATGACTTTGTGGTCTTCCATGAGATGCTCCTCCAGAAGTTCCCGTACCGCATGGTCCCAGCTCTTCCGCCAAAAAGAATGCTAGGAG CTGACCGTGAGTTCATTGAGACCAGACGGCGCGCGTTGAAACGTTTCATTAACCTGGTGGCACGACACCCTCCCTTTTCGGAAGACGTGCTCTTGAAGCTCTTCCTCTCCTTCAGTGGATCT gaTGTGCAGAACAAGCTGAGGGAGTTGGTGCAAGGTGTGGGAGACGAGTTCATGACCTGCACACTAGCAACTCAGGCCAAG GATTTCCTGCCAGCCGACATCCAGGCACAGTTTGCTGCCAGCAGGGAGCTGATCCGAAACATCTACAACAGCTTTTACAAACTGCGGGACCGGGCGGAGAGGATAGCCTCCCGGGCAGTTGACAACGCTGCTGACCTCCTCATATTTGGCAAAGAACTCAG TGCCTTAGGCTCCGACACAACCCCGCTGCCTTCCTGGGCTGCTCTGAACAACAGCGCTTGGGGGAGCCTGAAGCAGGCCCTGAAAGGCCTCTCTGTGGAATTTGCACTGCTAGCCGATAAAGCCGTGCAGCAG GGTAAACAGGAAGAGAATGATGTGGTGGAGAAGCTGAACCTTTTCCTGGATTTGCTCCAGTCCTATAAA GATCTGTGCGAGAGGCACGAAAAGGGAGTTCTGCACAAGCACCAGAGAGCCTTGCATAAATATAGCATGATGAAGAGGCAGATGATGAGCGCCACTGTACAGAACAAGGAGCCGGAGTCCGTGGAGCAGTTGGAATCCCGAATTGTAGAG CAGGAGAATGCTATCCTGACCATGGAGCTGCGCAATTATTTCTCTCTCTATTGCCTGCATCAAGAGACTCAACTGATCCACATCTACTTGCCTCTCACCTCTCACATCTTGGGGGCTTTCGTCAACTCTCAGATCCAAGGCCATAAGGAG ATGAGCAAAGTCTGGAATGAACTGAAGCCCAAGCTGGGCTGCCTCTTCGGGGGATCCAGCAATGCATCGACGCTGCCAGTGTCGTCTtag
- the SNX8 gene encoding sorting nexin-8 isoform X2, with protein sequence MDGEAPSADTAAAGGGCGAPDSTKPLISDWKEPEEPPMQTPGGNPLVLSHTLQELLSKDTVQVELIPEKKGLFLKHVEYEVSSKRFKCSVYRRYNDFVVFHEMLLQKFPYRMVPALPPKRMLGADREFIETRRRALKRFINLVARHPPFSEDVLLKLFLSFSGSDVQNKLRELVQGVGDEFMTCTLATQAKDFLPADIQAQFAASRELIRNIYNSFYKLRDRAERIASRAVDNAADLLIFGKELSALGSDTTPLPSWAALNNSAWGSLKQALKGLSVEFALLADKAVQQGKQEENDVVEKLNLFLDLLQSYKDLCERHEKGVLHKHQRALHKYSMMKRQMMSATVQNKEPESVEQLESRIVEQENAILTMELRNYFSLYCLHQETQLIHIYLPLTSHILGAFVNSQIQGHKEMSKVWNELKPKLGCLFGGSSNASTLPVSS encoded by the exons ACTCGACAAAGCCTCTGATAAGTGACTGGAAGGAACCCGAGGAGCCTCCGATGCAGACGCCCGGGGGGAATCCGCTGGTGCTTTCCCACACCCTCCAAGAGCTGTTGAGCAAGGACACGGTGCAGGTGGAGCTGATCCCTGAGAAAAAAGGCCTCTTTCTGAAACATGTGGAGTACGAAGTTTCCAGCAAG CGCTTCAAGTGCTCTGTCTACAGGCGGTACAATGACTTTGTGGTCTTCCATGAGATGCTCCTCCAGAAGTTCCCGTACCGCATGGTCCCAGCTCTTCCGCCAAAAAGAATGCTAGGAG CTGACCGTGAGTTCATTGAGACCAGACGGCGCGCGTTGAAACGTTTCATTAACCTGGTGGCACGACACCCTCCCTTTTCGGAAGACGTGCTCTTGAAGCTCTTCCTCTCCTTCAGTGGATCT gaTGTGCAGAACAAGCTGAGGGAGTTGGTGCAAGGTGTGGGAGACGAGTTCATGACCTGCACACTAGCAACTCAGGCCAAG GATTTCCTGCCAGCCGACATCCAGGCACAGTTTGCTGCCAGCAGGGAGCTGATCCGAAACATCTACAACAGCTTTTACAAACTGCGGGACCGGGCGGAGAGGATAGCCTCCCGGGCAGTTGACAACGCTGCTGACCTCCTCATATTTGGCAAAGAACTCAG TGCCTTAGGCTCCGACACAACCCCGCTGCCTTCCTGGGCTGCTCTGAACAACAGCGCTTGGGGGAGCCTGAAGCAGGCCCTGAAAGGCCTCTCTGTGGAATTTGCACTGCTAGCCGATAAAGCCGTGCAGCAG GGTAAACAGGAAGAGAATGATGTGGTGGAGAAGCTGAACCTTTTCCTGGATTTGCTCCAGTCCTATAAA GATCTGTGCGAGAGGCACGAAAAGGGAGTTCTGCACAAGCACCAGAGAGCCTTGCATAAATATAGCATGATGAAGAGGCAGATGATGAGCGCCACTGTACAGAACAAGGAGCCGGAGTCCGTGGAGCAGTTGGAATCCCGAATTGTAGAG CAGGAGAATGCTATCCTGACCATGGAGCTGCGCAATTATTTCTCTCTCTATTGCCTGCATCAAGAGACTCAACTGATCCACATCTACTTGCCTCTCACCTCTCACATCTTGGGGGCTTTCGTCAACTCTCAGATCCAAGGCCATAAGGAG ATGAGCAAAGTCTGGAATGAACTGAAGCCCAAGCTGGGCTGCCTCTTCGGGGGATCCAGCAATGCATCGACGCTGCCAGTGTCGTCTtag
- the SNX8 gene encoding sorting nexin-8 isoform X4 translates to MQTPGGNPLVLSHTLQELLSKDTVQVELIPEKKGLFLKHVEYEVSSKRFKCSVYRRYNDFVVFHEMLLQKFPYRMVPALPPKRMLGADREFIETRRRALKRFINLVARHPPFSEDVLLKLFLSFSGSDVQNKLRELVQGVGDEFMTCTLATQAKDFLPADIQAQFAASRELIRNIYNSFYKLRDRAERIASRAVDNAADLLIFGKELSALGSDTTPLPSWAALNNSAWGSLKQALKGLSVEFALLADKAVQQGKQEENDVVEKLNLFLDLLQSYKDLCERHEKGVLHKHQRALHKYSMMKRQMMSATVQNKEPESVEQLESRIVEQENAILTMELRNYFSLYCLHQETQLIHIYLPLTSHILGAFVNSQIQGHKEMSKVWNELKPKLGCLFGGSSNASTLPVSS, encoded by the exons ATGCAGACGCCCGGGGGGAATCCGCTGGTGCTTTCCCACACCCTCCAAGAGCTGTTGAGCAAGGACACGGTGCAGGTGGAGCTGATCCCTGAGAAAAAAGGCCTCTTTCTGAAACATGTGGAGTACGAAGTTTCCAGCAAG CGCTTCAAGTGCTCTGTCTACAGGCGGTACAATGACTTTGTGGTCTTCCATGAGATGCTCCTCCAGAAGTTCCCGTACCGCATGGTCCCAGCTCTTCCGCCAAAAAGAATGCTAGGAG CTGACCGTGAGTTCATTGAGACCAGACGGCGCGCGTTGAAACGTTTCATTAACCTGGTGGCACGACACCCTCCCTTTTCGGAAGACGTGCTCTTGAAGCTCTTCCTCTCCTTCAGTGGATCT gaTGTGCAGAACAAGCTGAGGGAGTTGGTGCAAGGTGTGGGAGACGAGTTCATGACCTGCACACTAGCAACTCAGGCCAAG GATTTCCTGCCAGCCGACATCCAGGCACAGTTTGCTGCCAGCAGGGAGCTGATCCGAAACATCTACAACAGCTTTTACAAACTGCGGGACCGGGCGGAGAGGATAGCCTCCCGGGCAGTTGACAACGCTGCTGACCTCCTCATATTTGGCAAAGAACTCAG TGCCTTAGGCTCCGACACAACCCCGCTGCCTTCCTGGGCTGCTCTGAACAACAGCGCTTGGGGGAGCCTGAAGCAGGCCCTGAAAGGCCTCTCTGTGGAATTTGCACTGCTAGCCGATAAAGCCGTGCAGCAG GGTAAACAGGAAGAGAATGATGTGGTGGAGAAGCTGAACCTTTTCCTGGATTTGCTCCAGTCCTATAAA GATCTGTGCGAGAGGCACGAAAAGGGAGTTCTGCACAAGCACCAGAGAGCCTTGCATAAATATAGCATGATGAAGAGGCAGATGATGAGCGCCACTGTACAGAACAAGGAGCCGGAGTCCGTGGAGCAGTTGGAATCCCGAATTGTAGAG CAGGAGAATGCTATCCTGACCATGGAGCTGCGCAATTATTTCTCTCTCTATTGCCTGCATCAAGAGACTCAACTGATCCACATCTACTTGCCTCTCACCTCTCACATCTTGGGGGCTTTCGTCAACTCTCAGATCCAAGGCCATAAGGAG ATGAGCAAAGTCTGGAATGAACTGAAGCCCAAGCTGGGCTGCCTCTTCGGGGGATCCAGCAATGCATCGACGCTGCCAGTGTCGTCTtag
- the SNX8 gene encoding sorting nexin-8 isoform X3 has translation MSQAAWCCLFHSTKPLISDWKEPEEPPMQTPGGNPLVLSHTLQELLSKDTVQVELIPEKKGLFLKHVEYEVSSKRFKCSVYRRYNDFVVFHEMLLQKFPYRMVPALPPKRMLGADREFIETRRRALKRFINLVARHPPFSEDVLLKLFLSFSGSDVQNKLRELVQGVGDEFMTCTLATQAKDFLPADIQAQFAASRELIRNIYNSFYKLRDRAERIASRAVDNAADLLIFGKELSALGSDTTPLPSWAALNNSAWGSLKQALKGLSVEFALLADKAVQQGKQEENDVVEKLNLFLDLLQSYKDLCERHEKGVLHKHQRALHKYSMMKRQMMSATVQNKEPESVEQLESRIVEQENAILTMELRNYFSLYCLHQETQLIHIYLPLTSHILGAFVNSQIQGHKEMSKVWNELKPKLGCLFGGSSNASTLPVSS, from the exons ATGTCCCAGGCTGCGTGGTGCTGTCTCTTCC ACTCGACAAAGCCTCTGATAAGTGACTGGAAGGAACCCGAGGAGCCTCCGATGCAGACGCCCGGGGGGAATCCGCTGGTGCTTTCCCACACCCTCCAAGAGCTGTTGAGCAAGGACACGGTGCAGGTGGAGCTGATCCCTGAGAAAAAAGGCCTCTTTCTGAAACATGTGGAGTACGAAGTTTCCAGCAAG CGCTTCAAGTGCTCTGTCTACAGGCGGTACAATGACTTTGTGGTCTTCCATGAGATGCTCCTCCAGAAGTTCCCGTACCGCATGGTCCCAGCTCTTCCGCCAAAAAGAATGCTAGGAG CTGACCGTGAGTTCATTGAGACCAGACGGCGCGCGTTGAAACGTTTCATTAACCTGGTGGCACGACACCCTCCCTTTTCGGAAGACGTGCTCTTGAAGCTCTTCCTCTCCTTCAGTGGATCT gaTGTGCAGAACAAGCTGAGGGAGTTGGTGCAAGGTGTGGGAGACGAGTTCATGACCTGCACACTAGCAACTCAGGCCAAG GATTTCCTGCCAGCCGACATCCAGGCACAGTTTGCTGCCAGCAGGGAGCTGATCCGAAACATCTACAACAGCTTTTACAAACTGCGGGACCGGGCGGAGAGGATAGCCTCCCGGGCAGTTGACAACGCTGCTGACCTCCTCATATTTGGCAAAGAACTCAG TGCCTTAGGCTCCGACACAACCCCGCTGCCTTCCTGGGCTGCTCTGAACAACAGCGCTTGGGGGAGCCTGAAGCAGGCCCTGAAAGGCCTCTCTGTGGAATTTGCACTGCTAGCCGATAAAGCCGTGCAGCAG GGTAAACAGGAAGAGAATGATGTGGTGGAGAAGCTGAACCTTTTCCTGGATTTGCTCCAGTCCTATAAA GATCTGTGCGAGAGGCACGAAAAGGGAGTTCTGCACAAGCACCAGAGAGCCTTGCATAAATATAGCATGATGAAGAGGCAGATGATGAGCGCCACTGTACAGAACAAGGAGCCGGAGTCCGTGGAGCAGTTGGAATCCCGAATTGTAGAG CAGGAGAATGCTATCCTGACCATGGAGCTGCGCAATTATTTCTCTCTCTATTGCCTGCATCAAGAGACTCAACTGATCCACATCTACTTGCCTCTCACCTCTCACATCTTGGGGGCTTTCGTCAACTCTCAGATCCAAGGCCATAAGGAG ATGAGCAAAGTCTGGAATGAACTGAAGCCCAAGCTGGGCTGCCTCTTCGGGGGATCCAGCAATGCATCGACGCTGCCAGTGTCGTCTtag